From a single Streptomyces rubradiris genomic region:
- the fdxA gene encoding ferredoxin, with amino-acid sequence MTYVIAQPCVDVKDKACIEECPVDCIYEGQRSLYIHPDECVDCGACEPVCPVEAIFYEDDVPEEWKDYYKANVEFFDELGSPGGASKLGLIERDHPFVAGLPKQS; translated from the coding sequence GTGACCTACGTCATCGCGCAGCCTTGTGTCGACGTCAAGGACAAGGCGTGCATCGAGGAGTGCCCGGTCGACTGCATCTACGAGGGCCAGCGGTCCTTGTACATCCACCCGGACGAATGCGTCGACTGTGGTGCCTGTGAGCCGGTCTGCCCGGTCGAGGCGATCTTCTACGAGGACGACGTCCCGGAGGAGTGGAAGGACTACTACAAGGCGAACGTCGAGTTCTTCGACGAGCTGGGCTCGCCCGGCGGAGCCAGCAAGCTGGGGCTGATCGAGCGCGACCACCCCTTCGTCGCCGGGCTGCCGAAGCAGAGCTGA
- a CDS encoding O-methyltransferase, which produces MCGFPPPTDTVTPRQPRGQERVITANRQTSWAFADAFVAEDEALRWARDRAREAGLRSVSPSTGAALRLLAASVDAKAVAEIGTGCGVSGIHLLHGMRPDGVLTTVDPEPDHQQFARQAFRGCGFASNRARFIPGRALEVLPRLADAGYDLVFCDGDRLEYPDYLAESLRLLRPGGLVVFEGVFADGRTVDSGPQPTEVLRLRELLRTVRESQELVSSLLPVGDGLLCAVKR; this is translated from the coding sequence ATCTGCGGGTTCCCGCCGCCAACGGATACAGTCACGCCCAGGCAACCACGGGGACAGGAGAGGGTCATTACCGCCAACCGGCAGACGAGCTGGGCGTTCGCCGACGCCTTTGTCGCCGAGGACGAAGCGCTGCGCTGGGCCCGCGACCGGGCCCGCGAGGCAGGGCTGCGCTCGGTGTCGCCCAGCACGGGCGCCGCGCTGCGACTGCTCGCCGCCTCCGTGGACGCGAAGGCGGTCGCGGAGATCGGCACCGGCTGCGGGGTGTCCGGCATTCATCTGCTGCACGGGATGCGGCCGGACGGGGTGCTGACGACGGTGGACCCGGAGCCGGACCACCAGCAGTTCGCCCGGCAGGCGTTCCGCGGCTGCGGCTTCGCCAGCAACCGGGCCCGGTTCATCCCCGGCCGTGCCCTGGAGGTCCTGCCGCGCCTCGCCGACGCGGGCTATGACCTGGTGTTCTGCGACGGGGACCGGCTGGAGTACCCGGACTACCTCGCCGAATCGTTGCGCCTGCTGCGGCCGGGCGGCCTGGTGGTCTTCGAGGGCGTCTTCGCTGACGGCCGTACGGTCGACTCGGGGCCCCAGCCCACCGAGGTGCTGCGGCTGCGGGAGCTGCTGCGCACCGTGCGGGAGAGCCAGGAACTGGTGTCGTCGCTGCTGCCGGTGGGCGACGGGCTGCTGTGCGCCGTCAAGCGTTGA
- the dapE gene encoding succinyl-diaminopimelate desuccinylase — protein sequence MPDTSLDLTLDAATLTARLVDFPSVSGTEKPLADAIETALRALPHLTVDRYGNNVIARTDLGRAERVILAGHIDTVPIADNVPSRLDDDGVLWGCGTCDMKSGVAVQLRIAATVPAPNRDLTFVFYDNEEVEAERNGLRHVAEARPEWLRGDFAVLLEPSDGEVEGGCQGTLRVLLKTTGERAHSARGWMGSNAIHAAAPILARLASYEPRRPVIDGLEYREGLNAVRIGGGVAGNVIPDECVVTVNFRYAPDRTEEEAIAHVHEVFADCGVTEFVVDDHSGGALPGLSHPAAAAFIEAVGGTPRPKYGWTDVSRFSALGIPAVNYGPGNPHLAHKRDERVETAKILAGEERLRNWLTA from the coding sequence ATGCCCGACACCTCCCTTGACCTCACGCTGGACGCCGCCACGCTCACCGCGCGGCTCGTGGACTTCCCGTCGGTCAGCGGCACCGAGAAGCCGCTCGCGGACGCGATCGAGACCGCCCTGCGCGCCCTGCCGCACCTGACCGTGGACCGGTACGGCAACAACGTGATCGCCCGGACGGACCTGGGCCGGGCCGAGCGCGTCATCCTGGCCGGCCACATCGACACCGTCCCGATCGCGGACAACGTGCCCTCGCGGCTCGACGACGACGGCGTGCTGTGGGGCTGCGGCACCTGCGACATGAAGTCGGGCGTGGCGGTGCAGTTGCGCATCGCGGCCACGGTCCCGGCCCCCAACCGCGACCTGACCTTCGTGTTCTACGACAACGAGGAGGTCGAGGCCGAACGCAACGGTCTGAGGCACGTCGCCGAGGCCCGTCCGGAGTGGCTCCGGGGCGACTTCGCGGTGCTGCTGGAGCCGTCCGACGGCGAGGTGGAGGGCGGCTGCCAGGGCACGCTGCGGGTGCTGCTGAAGACCACGGGCGAGCGGGCGCACTCGGCGCGCGGCTGGATGGGCTCCAACGCCATCCACGCGGCGGCGCCCATCCTGGCCCGCCTGGCGTCCTACGAGCCGCGCCGGCCGGTCATCGACGGGCTGGAGTACCGCGAGGGCCTGAACGCGGTGCGCATCGGCGGGGGAGTGGCGGGCAACGTCATCCCCGACGAGTGCGTGGTGACGGTCAACTTCCGCTACGCCCCCGACCGCACCGAGGAGGAGGCGATCGCGCACGTCCACGAGGTGTTCGCGGACTGCGGCGTGACGGAGTTCGTCGTCGACGACCACAGCGGGGGCGCGCTGCCGGGGCTGTCCCACCCGGCCGCCGCGGCCTTCATCGAGGCGGTGGGCGGCACCCCGCGGCCCAAGTACGGCTGGACGGACGTGTCCCGGTTCTCCGCGCTCGGCATCCCCGCGGTCAACTACGGCCCCGGCAACCCGCACTTGGCGCACAAGCGGGACGAGCGGGTGGAGACCGCGAAGATCCTCGCGGGCGAGGAGCGGCTGCGGAACTGGCTCACGGCGTAA
- a CDS encoding TIGR00730 family Rossman fold protein produces the protein MATGNPEGKKQPPDEQRLGPVLRRRGQVTASTTDQRLLDERAPTDWVHTDPWRVLRIQSEFIEGFGTLAELPPAISVFGSARTPVDSPEYDAGVRLGRGLVEAGFAVITGGGPGAMEAANKGACEAGGISVGLGIELPFEQGLNPYVDIGLNFRYFFVRKMMFVKYAQGFVVLPGGLGTLDELFEALTLVQTQKVTRFPIVLFGSEYWGGLVSWLRNTLVAQGKAAEKDLLLFHVTDEVEEAVALVSKEAGR, from the coding sequence ATGGCGACCGGAAACCCCGAGGGGAAGAAGCAGCCGCCGGACGAGCAGCGGCTCGGCCCGGTCCTCCGGCGGCGGGGCCAGGTCACCGCCAGCACGACCGACCAGCGGCTGCTGGACGAGCGCGCTCCCACCGACTGGGTCCACACCGACCCCTGGCGGGTGCTGCGCATCCAGTCGGAGTTCATCGAGGGCTTCGGCACGCTGGCCGAACTCCCGCCCGCCATCAGTGTCTTCGGCTCAGCGCGGACACCGGTGGACTCACCCGAGTACGACGCGGGGGTGCGGCTCGGCCGGGGGCTGGTGGAGGCCGGCTTCGCGGTCATCACCGGCGGCGGCCCGGGCGCGATGGAGGCGGCCAACAAGGGGGCGTGCGAGGCGGGCGGCATCTCGGTGGGCCTCGGCATCGAGCTGCCCTTCGAGCAGGGCCTCAATCCCTACGTCGACATCGGCCTGAACTTCCGCTACTTCTTCGTCCGCAAGATGATGTTCGTGAAGTACGCGCAGGGGTTCGTGGTCCTCCCCGGCGGCCTCGGCACCCTGGACGAACTCTTCGAGGCCCTCACCCTCGTCCAGACCCAGAAGGTGACCCGCTTCCCCATCGTCCTCTTCGGCAGCGAGTACTGGGGCGGCCTGGTGTCCTGGCTGAGGAACACCCTTGTCGCCCAGGGCAAGGCCGCCGAGAAGGACCTCCTCCTGTTCCACGTCACGGACGAGGTGGAGGAGGCGGTGGCCCTGGTGTCGAAGGAGGCGGGACGGTAG
- a CDS encoding zf-HC2 domain-containing protein, translating to MSGSRSKPAEEARLAEQHLGDRLSALVDGELGHETRERVLAHLATCARCKAEADAQRALKNVFAEAAPPPPSASLLARLQGLPGGDPDGGGTTPSPGPGLGPSGGLGSFGARRGDRLPFGYVPARPHGLLPAGADGADGPRDDGFRIHPVGRPDDARAASRGRRFAYAAAGAVSLAALALGGVTTGFPGDPAADARGGSGVIPVRSAGSGTGGGAATPDSQRRRPVGPLLAQGGALIGSAPVAPTTLSAPLLPGVPTPAPGHDRAEAVRALTAPVFAGAAAVSPLIRPLDETVALPLTDWPMPPGATGSGPLPTPDTTPSSSSVTPSPHPSP from the coding sequence GTGAGTGGATCTCGGTCGAAACCTGCCGAGGAGGCACGCCTCGCAGAGCAGCACCTGGGAGACCGGCTCTCCGCCCTGGTGGACGGGGAGCTCGGTCATGAGACGCGTGAGCGGGTCCTCGCGCACCTGGCCACCTGCGCCCGGTGCAAGGCCGAGGCGGACGCCCAGCGCGCGCTGAAGAACGTCTTCGCGGAGGCCGCCCCGCCCCCGCCCTCAGCGAGCCTCCTGGCCCGCCTCCAGGGCCTTCCCGGGGGAGATCCGGACGGCGGCGGCACCACGCCGTCACCCGGGCCCGGACTCGGCCCCTCCGGCGGCCTCGGGTCCTTCGGGGCCCGGCGCGGCGACCGCCTGCCGTTCGGGTACGTCCCGGCCCGCCCGCACGGCCTGCTCCCGGCCGGCGCGGACGGCGCCGACGGCCCCCGGGACGACGGCTTCCGCATCCACCCCGTCGGCCGTCCGGACGACGCCCGCGCCGCCTCGCGTGGCCGGCGGTTCGCGTACGCTGCCGCCGGCGCGGTGTCGCTGGCCGCGCTGGCCCTCGGCGGCGTGACCACCGGCTTCCCCGGCGACCCGGCCGCGGACGCCCGCGGCGGCTCCGGCGTCATCCCGGTGCGCTCGGCCGGCTCCGGTACGGGCGGCGGCGCGGCCACGCCGGACAGCCAGCGCCGGCGCCCCGTGGGACCGCTGCTCGCCCAGGGCGGCGCGCTGATCGGCTCGGCACCGGTGGCGCCGACCACGCTGTCCGCGCCGCTGCTGCCCGGGGTTCCCACCCCGGCCCCCGGGCACGACCGGGCCGAGGCGGTACGCGCGCTGACCGCGCCGGTGTTCGCCGGTGCGGCCGCCGTCTCCCCGCTGATACGCCCGCTGGACGAGACGGTGGCCCTTCCGCTCACCGACTGGCCCATGCCCCCCGGGGCCACCGGCTCCGGCCCGCTGCCCACCCCCGACACCACGCCCTCGTCCTCCTCCGTCACGCCCTCCCCGCATCCCTCGCCCTGA
- the folP gene encoding dihydropteroate synthase yields MLRLGKREFGPHEPVIMAIVNRTPDSFYDQGATFRDEPALARVERAVAEGAAIVDIGGVKAGPGEEVSAEEEARRTVGFVAEVRRRFPDVIISVDTWRAEVGEAVCEAGADLLNDAWGGVDPGLAQVAARYGVGLVCTHAGGAQPRTRPHRVTYDDVMADILNVTLGLAERAVSLGVPRESVLIDPGHDFGKNTRHSLEATRRLDEMVATGWPVLVSLSNKDFVGESLDRPVKERLIGTLATTAVSAWLGAQVYRVHEVAETRQVLDMVTAIAGHRPPTVARRGLA; encoded by the coding sequence ATGCTCAGGCTGGGCAAGCGGGAATTCGGGCCGCACGAGCCGGTGATCATGGCGATCGTGAACCGGACGCCGGATTCCTTCTACGACCAAGGGGCCACGTTCCGCGACGAGCCGGCCCTCGCGCGGGTGGAACGGGCGGTGGCCGAGGGCGCCGCGATCGTGGACATCGGCGGGGTCAAGGCGGGGCCCGGCGAGGAGGTCTCGGCCGAGGAGGAGGCGCGCCGGACGGTGGGCTTCGTCGCGGAGGTACGGCGCCGGTTCCCCGATGTGATCATCAGCGTGGACACCTGGCGGGCAGAGGTCGGCGAGGCCGTGTGCGAGGCGGGCGCGGATCTGCTGAACGACGCGTGGGGCGGCGTCGACCCCGGGCTCGCCCAGGTCGCGGCGCGGTACGGGGTGGGACTGGTGTGCACGCACGCGGGCGGGGCCCAGCCGCGGACCCGGCCGCACCGGGTGACGTACGACGACGTCATGGCCGACATCCTGAACGTGACCCTCGGGCTGGCCGAGCGGGCGGTCTCGCTGGGGGTGCCGCGGGAGTCGGTGCTGATCGACCCCGGGCACGACTTCGGTAAGAACACCCGGCACAGCCTGGAGGCGACGCGGCGGCTGGACGAGATGGTGGCCACGGGCTGGCCGGTGCTGGTGTCGCTGTCCAACAAGGACTTCGTGGGCGAGAGCCTGGACCGGCCGGTGAAGGAGCGGCTGATCGGCACGCTGGCCACGACGGCCGTCTCCGCGTGGCTCGGGGCGCAGGTGTACCGGGTGCACGAGGTCGCCGAGACCCGGCAGGTGCTCGACATGGTGACCGCCATCGCCGGCCACCGGCCACCCACGGTGGCCCGGCGGGGCCTGGCGTAG
- a CDS encoding DivIVA domain-containing protein, whose amino-acid sequence MVMFLFLVVALAVVVAAVTLAVVGGGESAPLPEAAPERLQDPLPPDRPVDRADVESLRFPVAPRGYRMADVDDALGRLAAELAERDARIADLETALAGARAAAREQRAEHPRTGPDQGREEQR is encoded by the coding sequence ATGGTGATGTTCTTGTTCCTGGTCGTCGCGCTGGCCGTCGTGGTCGCCGCGGTGACCCTGGCCGTGGTCGGCGGCGGGGAGAGCGCCCCGCTGCCGGAGGCGGCGCCGGAGCGGCTCCAGGACCCGTTGCCCCCGGACCGCCCGGTGGACCGCGCGGACGTGGAGAGCCTGCGCTTCCCGGTCGCGCCGCGCGGCTACCGCATGGCCGACGTGGACGACGCGCTCGGCCGGCTCGCCGCCGAACTGGCCGAGCGGGACGCCCGCATCGCCGACCTGGAGACCGCGCTGGCCGGCGCCCGGGCCGCCGCGCGGGAACAGCGGGCCGAGCACCCGCGGACGGGCCCGGACCAGGGCCGGGAGGAGCAGCGATGA
- a CDS encoding enoyl-CoA hydratase/isomerase family protein, protein MADTVLYEVSDGLATITLNRPEAMNALNIATKTALREAAESAAGDTAVRAILLTAAGDRAFCVGQDLKEHIGLLAGDRETGAGRTMSTVKEHYNPIVRALAGAPKPVVAAVNGVAAGAGFGFALAADYRLVADTAKFNTSFAGVALTADSGISWTLPRVIGPGRAADLLLFPRSISAQDALELGIANRVVPAGELRAEAAKVARTLAEGPTVAYAAIKEAVAYGLTHSLEETLEKEDELQTRAGRSEDHHIAVQAFVDKEKPKYLGR, encoded by the coding sequence ATGGCCGACACCGTGCTCTACGAGGTGAGCGACGGACTCGCGACGATCACGCTGAACCGCCCCGAGGCGATGAACGCGCTGAACATCGCGACGAAGACGGCCCTGCGGGAGGCGGCGGAATCGGCGGCCGGGGACACGGCCGTCCGGGCGATCCTGCTGACCGCCGCCGGGGACCGGGCCTTCTGCGTGGGCCAGGACCTCAAGGAGCACATCGGGCTGCTGGCCGGCGACCGGGAGACCGGCGCGGGACGGACGATGAGCACGGTCAAGGAGCACTACAACCCGATCGTGCGGGCCCTGGCCGGGGCGCCGAAGCCGGTGGTCGCGGCGGTGAACGGCGTCGCGGCCGGCGCCGGGTTCGGCTTCGCGCTCGCCGCGGACTACCGGCTGGTGGCCGACACCGCCAAGTTCAACACCTCCTTCGCGGGCGTCGCCCTGACCGCCGACTCCGGCATCTCCTGGACGCTGCCCCGGGTGATCGGCCCGGGCCGCGCCGCCGACCTGCTGCTCTTCCCGCGCAGCATCAGCGCCCAGGACGCCCTGGAGCTGGGCATCGCCAACCGGGTCGTCCCGGCGGGCGAGCTGCGCGCCGAGGCCGCGAAGGTGGCGCGGACGCTGGCCGAGGGGCCGACGGTGGCGTACGCGGCGATCAAGGAGGCGGTGGCCTACGGGCTGACGCACTCCCTGGAGGAGACGCTGGAGAAGGAGGACGAGCTGCAGACCCGGGCCGGGCGGTCCGAGGACCACCACATCGCCGTCCAGGCGTTCGTCGACAAGGAGAAGCCGAAGTACCTGGGGCGGTAG
- a CDS encoding ATP-binding protein — translation MSLPLTRRIARAALLVAAGAAAGVGAAGSAGAATNLPDVGPNLSGLTALDGAHAGDAVDSAAQQVTSVAGHAGGKAVGQAVPAAGKTGGSAVKRTTPVAQKAVGDAAGAAGGVLGDAAVGATKGGLPTDTLTKGGLPTDSLPTKGLPLG, via the coding sequence ATGTCCCTCCCTCTGACCCGCCGGATCGCCCGTGCCGCGCTGCTCGTCGCAGCGGGAGCGGCCGCCGGGGTCGGTGCGGCCGGCTCCGCCGGTGCGGCCACGAACCTGCCCGACGTCGGCCCCAACCTGAGCGGGCTGACCGCGCTGGACGGGGCGCACGCCGGTGACGCCGTCGACAGTGCCGCGCAGCAGGTGACCTCGGTCGCGGGCCACGCGGGTGGCAAGGCGGTCGGGCAGGCGGTGCCGGCCGCGGGCAAGACCGGCGGCAGCGCCGTGAAGCGGACGACTCCGGTGGCGCAGAAGGCCGTGGGCGACGCGGCCGGGGCCGCGGGGGGTGTCCTCGGGGACGCCGCGGTCGGCGCGACGAAGGGGGGCCTGCCGACGGACACGCTCACCAAGGGCGGGCTGCCGACGGACTCCCTGCCGACGAAGGGCCTGCCGCTCGGCTGA
- a CDS encoding DUF3117 domain-containing protein translates to MAAMKPRTGDGPLEVTKEGRGIVMRVPLEGGGRLVVELTPDEAAALADALKNVVV, encoded by the coding sequence ATGGCGGCCATGAAGCCGCGGACGGGTGATGGCCCGCTCGAGGTGACCAAGGAGGGGCGGGGCATCGTCATGCGCGTTCCGCTCGAAGGCGGCGGTCGACTCGTCGTCGAGCTGACCCCTGACGAGGCGGCGGCGCTTGCCGACGCCCTCAAGAACGTCGTCGTCTGA
- a CDS encoding bifunctional succinyldiaminopimelate transaminase/glutamate-prephenate aminotransferase — protein MSAVSDRLPVFPWDKLEPYKKTAAAHPDGIVDLSVGTPVDPVPELIRKALVDAADSPGYPTVWGTPALRDAITGWLERRLGARGITHRHVLPVVGSKELVAWLPTQLGLGPGDKVAYPRLAYPTYEVGARLARAEYEVYDDPRELDPANLRLLWLNSPSNPTGRVLTKRELTDIVAWARAHDVLLFSDECYLELGWEADPVSVLHPDVNGGSYDGIVAVHSLSKRSNLAGYRAAFVAGDPEVLGPLLQIRKHGGMMTSAPTQAAVVAALGDDDHVREQRERYAARREALRSALLAHGFRIEHSEASLYLWATRDESCWTTVAHLADLGVLVAPGDFYGEAGARHVRVAFTATDERVQAAVSRLTR, from the coding sequence GTGTCCGCAGTCTCCGACCGGCTCCCGGTCTTCCCGTGGGACAAGCTGGAGCCGTACAAGAAGACGGCCGCCGCCCACCCGGACGGCATCGTCGACCTCTCGGTGGGCACCCCGGTCGACCCGGTGCCCGAGCTGATCCGAAAGGCCCTGGTCGACGCGGCCGACTCGCCGGGCTACCCGACCGTCTGGGGCACCCCTGCCCTGCGCGACGCGATCACGGGCTGGCTGGAGCGCCGGCTGGGCGCCCGCGGGATCACCCACCGGCACGTCCTGCCGGTCGTCGGCTCCAAGGAACTGGTGGCCTGGCTGCCCACCCAGCTCGGCCTCGGCCCCGGCGACAAGGTCGCCTACCCGCGCCTGGCCTACCCCACCTACGAGGTCGGCGCCCGCCTCGCCCGCGCCGAGTACGAGGTCTACGACGACCCGCGCGAGCTGGACCCGGCGAACCTGCGGCTGCTCTGGCTGAACTCCCCGTCCAACCCGACGGGCCGGGTCCTGACCAAGCGGGAGCTGACGGACATCGTCGCCTGGGCCCGCGCCCACGACGTCCTGCTCTTCTCCGACGAGTGCTACCTGGAGCTGGGCTGGGAGGCCGACCCGGTCTCGGTCCTGCACCCGGACGTCAACGGCGGTTCCTACGACGGCATCGTCGCCGTGCACTCCCTGTCCAAGCGGTCCAACCTGGCGGGCTACCGCGCGGCCTTCGTCGCCGGTGACCCGGAGGTCCTCGGCCCGCTGCTGCAGATCCGCAAGCACGGCGGCATGATGACCTCCGCGCCGACGCAGGCGGCGGTCGTGGCCGCGCTCGGCGACGACGACCACGTGCGGGAACAGCGCGAGCGGTACGCGGCCCGCCGCGAGGCGCTGCGCTCGGCCCTGCTCGCCCACGGCTTCCGCATCGAGCACAGCGAGGCGAGCCTCTACCTGTGGGCCACCCGCGACGAGTCCTGCTGGACCACGGTCGCGCACCTGGCCGACCTGGGCGTCCTGGTGGCCCCGGGCGACTTCTACGGCGAGGCGGGCGCACGCCACGTACGGGTGGCCTTCACGGCGACGGACGAACGTGTCCAGGCCGCCGTCTCCCGCCTGACCCGCTGA
- a CDS encoding DNA-3-methyladenine glycosylase I → MTSRAAVAGPDGAPRCPWALSTDDYVAYHDEEWGRPVHGDDALFERLSLEAFQSGLSWITILRRRPGFRAAFAGFRIEKVAAFTDTDRERLLADPGIIRNRAKIDATLANARLLADWAEGELDELIWSHAPDPAARPAPRTLDDVPAVTPESTALSKALKKRGLRFVGPTTAYALMQACGLVDDHLADCVARGTR, encoded by the coding sequence ATGACCAGCCGAGCCGCCGTCGCCGGGCCGGACGGCGCCCCGCGCTGCCCCTGGGCCCTGTCCACCGACGACTACGTGGCGTACCACGACGAGGAGTGGGGCCGCCCGGTCCACGGCGACGACGCCCTCTTCGAACGGCTCAGCCTGGAGGCCTTCCAGTCGGGCCTGTCCTGGATCACGATCCTGCGCCGCCGCCCCGGCTTCCGCGCCGCCTTCGCCGGCTTCCGCATCGAGAAGGTCGCCGCGTTCACCGACACCGACCGCGAGCGCCTGCTGGCCGACCCGGGCATCATCCGCAACCGCGCCAAGATCGACGCCACGCTCGCCAACGCGCGCCTGCTCGCCGACTGGGCCGAGGGCGAGCTGGACGAGCTGATCTGGTCCCACGCCCCGGACCCGGCGGCCCGCCCGGCCCCGAGGACCCTGGACGACGTCCCGGCGGTGACCCCCGAGTCCACGGCCCTGTCCAAGGCCCTGAAGAAGCGGGGCCTGCGCTTCGTCGGCCCGACGACTGCGTACGCCCTGATGCAGGCGTGCGGCCTGGTCGACGACCACCTGGCGGACTGCGTGGCCCGCGGCACCCGGTAG
- the sigE gene encoding RNA polymerase sigma factor SigE — protein sequence MLRRFLGSAGRPKSVTDTAADSHAAGIASGETPTATFTTDADGQAWTPPTWDEIVSTHSGRVYRLAYRLTGNQHDAEDLTQEVFVRVFRSLSTYSPGTFEGWLHRITTNLFLDMVRRKQRIRFDALGEDAAERLASREPTPQQLFNDAHFDADVQQALDTLAPEFRAAVVLCDIEGLSYEEIAATLGVKLGTVRSRIHRGRSQLRKALAHRSPEARAAERRSFLARVPALGGGGATA from the coding sequence GTGCTGCGGCGCTTCCTCGGGTCGGCGGGCAGGCCGAAATCCGTGACCGACACCGCTGCTGACAGCCACGCCGCCGGGATCGCCTCGGGCGAGACCCCGACCGCGACCTTCACCACCGACGCGGACGGGCAGGCGTGGACTCCGCCCACGTGGGACGAGATCGTCAGCACGCACAGCGGCCGGGTCTACCGACTGGCCTACCGCCTGACGGGCAACCAGCACGACGCCGAGGACCTCACCCAGGAGGTCTTCGTCCGCGTCTTCCGCTCCCTGTCGACGTACTCGCCGGGCACCTTCGAGGGCTGGCTGCACCGCATCACCACCAACCTCTTCCTGGACATGGTCCGGCGCAAGCAGCGCATCCGCTTCGACGCCCTCGGCGAGGACGCGGCCGAGCGCCTGGCCAGCCGCGAGCCCACCCCGCAGCAGCTGTTCAACGACGCGCACTTCGACGCCGACGTGCAGCAGGCGCTGGACACCCTGGCGCCCGAGTTCCGCGCCGCCGTCGTCCTGTGCGACATCGAGGGACTGTCGTACGAGGAGATCGCCGCCACCCTCGGCGTGAAGCTCGGCACGGTCCGCTCCCGTATCCACCGCGGCCGGTCCCAGCTCCGCAAGGCGCTCGCGCACCGTTCCCCGGAGGCCCGCGCGGCCGAGCGGCGCTCCTTCCTGGCCCGGGTCCCCGCGCTGGGAGGAGGGGGCGCGACCGCGTGA
- a CDS encoding heavy metal transporter has translation MPEPSPTSPERRGRRFRFTAALLVLCGVAAYLVVQYVTGGGGARGCEVVSASGDGAAYEFTPEQAENAATIAAVGTGRGMPERAVTIALATAIQESGLRNIRHGDRDSLGLFQQRPSQGWGSERQIMDPTYAAGIFYAHLAKVPHYTELPLTVAAQRVQRSGYPEAYAKHELDATLLAAALTGRAAATLTCDGRPQHTAPETGPDAVRAALVRDFGRDALQETGAVVGGTPVPSPTPSPSVTATARGRTVTVPVPEGTKKDATGRDELERGWQLAHWAVANSSALRIERVTYAGREWTVGSDSDEWRPVASEGAAGAERSAGAVRIVAAQ, from the coding sequence GTGCCAGAGCCGTCCCCCACCTCTCCCGAGCGCCGTGGCCGCCGTTTCCGTTTCACGGCGGCCCTGTTGGTCCTGTGCGGTGTCGCCGCGTACCTCGTGGTGCAGTACGTCACCGGAGGCGGCGGAGCGCGCGGCTGCGAAGTGGTCTCGGCCTCCGGCGACGGGGCCGCCTACGAGTTCACGCCCGAACAGGCGGAGAACGCGGCCACGATCGCGGCCGTGGGCACCGGGCGCGGGATGCCGGAGCGGGCCGTGACGATCGCGCTGGCCACCGCCATCCAGGAGTCGGGGCTGCGCAACATCCGGCACGGCGACCGGGATTCGCTGGGCCTGTTCCAGCAGCGCCCCTCGCAGGGCTGGGGCAGCGAGCGGCAGATCATGGACCCGACGTACGCGGCGGGCATCTTCTACGCGCACCTGGCCAAGGTGCCGCACTACACGGAACTGCCGCTGACGGTGGCCGCGCAGCGGGTGCAGCGCAGCGGCTACCCGGAGGCGTACGCCAAGCACGAGTTGGACGCCACGCTGCTGGCGGCGGCCCTGACCGGGCGCGCGGCGGCCACGCTGACCTGTGACGGGCGCCCGCAGCACACGGCGCCCGAGACCGGCCCGGACGCGGTACGGGCCGCGCTGGTACGGGACTTCGGGCGGGACGCGCTCCAGGAGACCGGCGCGGTGGTGGGCGGGACGCCCGTGCCGTCGCCGACCCCGTCGCCGAGCGTGACCGCGACCGCGCGCGGGCGGACGGTGACGGTTCCGGTGCCCGAGGGCACGAAGAAGGACGCCACCGGGCGCGACGAGCTCGAGCGGGGCTGGCAGCTGGCGCACTGGGCGGTCGCCAACTCCTCGGCGCTGCGCATCGAGCGGGTGACGTACGCGGGGCGGGAGTGGACCGTGGGGAGCGACTCCGACGAGTGGCGCCCCGTCGCCTCCGAGGGGGCCGCCGGGGCGGAGCGGTCCGCCGGGGCCGTCCGGATCGTCGCCGCGCAGTAG